The genomic DNA AAGGATATTCCTCCGTCTGCAACTGGTTATTTTGCTAATAGCCCTTTCCATATTGCCATATATAGTTTTTGCAGAGGAGTTAACACCGAGCGAAAATCCCGTATCTCAACAAACATCAACAGAACAAACACTGGCAGATAATCAAGCGTTATTACCCAATGTTCCAGAAAATCACTGGGCCTATGAAGATATTAGTCAATTATATCAACAGGGGATGATTCGGTTGGATAATGGAAATCAATTGACACCAGATCAACCGATTACCCGGGCACAATTTATTTATATGATTTTAACGGGAAAAGGAATATCACCCGTTCCTACCATCGGAAACCATTTTAAAGACGTGAATCCGGACGATTGGTTTTATCCATATGTGGAAATGGCCTTTCAAATAGGACTGACGAACGGCACAAAAAAAGGGGAAACCAACTATTTTTACCCCAATGATCTGCTGACGAGGGAGGAAATGGTTACTCTATTGGTTAGGGCCCAGGGAAAAATGAGGGAAGCTCAGGTTATCCCTTGGGGGGAGGCAACTGAAGCGTTAAAATCCTTTCCCGACCAGTGGGATCTCGAAGATTGGGCAAGAAGGCCGTTTGCCTATGCCTTACAAAAAGGAATAACAAAGGCTTATCCTGATGGTTTGCTCCGCCCCAAAAAGATATCAACAGTGGCAGAAGCCGCTTCTTTTGTGTATCGGGGGCTATATTTGCCCAGGACTAATTTAAAGACGGCTCAGGTAGACGGGATAACCATCTATTACACTTCCAAAATAGAAGGAATGAAAACCACCGCTTATTCTAAGGGGGAGCCGACTGTTCCCGGAGTTTTTACCCGGATGGGGCTTTTTGTAAGAAAAGGATTAGTGGCGGTCGATCCAAATGTGATTCCCTTAGGCACATATCTGTACGTGGAAGGATACGGTTTTGCTATGGCAGCCGATACCGGTGGAGCTATTAAAGGAAATGTGATCGATCTGTATGTAGAATCGATTGAAAAAGCAAGAAAACATGGTGTGGATTACAGAAATGTGTATATTTTAAACTGACAACCGAAAGAATAGACTGCCCTCGGCTAAAAAGCCGGGGTTTTCTCTATGTAGAATGAACACTGGGTTATATCACTGGGATTATCCATCAGTAGTATGCTATGCTCTTATATGATATCATCATGATATCAGGTATTCTGGTGTGGGGGAGGTGAAGGATATGGAGGGGATCCTGTTATCTATACAGTTAATATTCATTTTACTCGCTACAGGAGCATCTTTTTACCTGTATAGGAAAAAACGGGACAGGTATTTTCTGTTTGGTTCCCTCGCCCTTCTTTCTCTTACGATAGGAGAGTCCATTTTTAATCTGTTGAAGAATCAGAATGAACATATCGTATATCATTCATCGGCTGATTTTTTTTATCTTTTATTCTATTTATTTCTTTTTTTACTGGTTTTTCAGAGAAGGAAAAATTGGTTTTTTGCAGAGAAACGATTTCATAAGCTACTAGATGCATCCATTATATTTATCGTTGCTTTTTCCTCCGTCTGGTACTTTGTCATTGGGCCGGTCATATTTTTTTCACCTAATGAGATATCCCGTAATTTATTAAACTTTTCATATCCTATTCTCGATTTAATTCTCATGTTTTATTTCTATTTATTTTGGTTGGGGGATAAAAAGGAATTCTATTCCTATTCTACCATATTGATTGGAATTTCCTTTGTTTTTGGATTAATTGCAGATTCCATGTTCGTCTTATCTACCAACTCGTTGATTCAGGGTAAGCTAATTATCACTTTGGCAAATGTCATCTC from Microaerobacter geothermalis includes the following:
- a CDS encoding S-layer homology domain-containing protein, with translation MRGKRRIFLRLQLVILLIALSILPYIVFAEELTPSENPVSQQTSTEQTLADNQALLPNVPENHWAYEDISQLYQQGMIRLDNGNQLTPDQPITRAQFIYMILTGKGISPVPTIGNHFKDVNPDDWFYPYVEMAFQIGLTNGTKKGETNYFYPNDLLTREEMVTLLVRAQGKMREAQVIPWGEATEALKSFPDQWDLEDWARRPFAYALQKGITKAYPDGLLRPKKISTVAEAASFVYRGLYLPRTNLKTAQVDGITIYYTSKIEGMKTTAYSKGEPTVPGVFTRMGLFVRKGLVAVDPNVIPLGTYLYVEGYGFAMAADTGGAIKGNVIDLYVESIEKARKHGVDYRNVYILN